tccactcctaatccaactaggaaaagggagggagtcctactcccggtgggagtaggactccacctggcgcgcccctcctggccggccgcacctccccccttgctcctttatatacgggggcaggggggcaccctagagacacaacaattgatcgtttgatctgttagccgtgtgcggtgcccctccaccatagtccacctcgataatactgtagcggcgcttaggcgaagccctgcgtcggtagaacatcatcatcatcaccacgccgtcgtgctgacgaaactctccctcaaagctcggctggatcggagttcgagggacgtcatcgggctgaacgtgtgctgaactcggatgtgccgtgcgttcggtacttgattggtcagatcatgaagacgtacgactacatcaaccgcgttgtgctaacgcttccgctttcggtctacgagggtacgtggacaacactctcccctctcattgctatgcatcaccatgattttgcgtgtgcgtaggattttttttgaaattactacgttccccaacaagacaTGCATCAAAATTATCCATGGAGACAAGGAAGTATTTGTTGCACAGTTAAAGAAACTCATTAAGTGTTTCAACCCTAGACTATTCTCATTAATTGATACTAATGAACATATGTACAAGTATTGCATACTAAATCATGCGACGATCTACTCGCCAAGCCACTCTATGCGGTCACATTCAATAATGCGTCCAACAATTAGAATGGGAAGACCTAGATAAGTGCATATTTCGGGGGAGGAGGGGGCTTCATGTGTCACACAAAAGTATGGTAGTGACCATCATATGTCATACAAAGAATTGTTACACATGAGCAGCAAATCGGTTGCGCTTTCACATGGCGGGGGGTTAGCGAACTatctcaacaacaacaaaatcaGCTTTACTAATGATGTTGAGTCCAACATACTACAGTGCTGGCGTAACCACAAGCTTACATATCAGGTGCTTTCCATATTAACATGTGATGTGTTATCAGTACCCGTCTTACCGGTATCCTCGGAGTCTGTTTTCAGTCAATCTGGAAGAATACTTGAGGAGAGAAGAACCAATCTCACCCCAGATTTGATGAAAACACTAATTATCGTGAACGATGGAGAACTAGCGAGAATGAGAGCCCAACATGCTGCAGATAACATAGAGCTGGCATCCACGTTGGCACGTTCCAAAATCTTGTCATTAACGAAGAAGAACCGTAAGAATAGTTGTAGTCTTTGTAATTTCTAATTCTTTATTTTTTTCTCTCCTCCTATTGTAATTTAGAGCAAGCTTTGTGCTCCTTTTCCTTTCCAGACATGGAACATTTTAATGAGTCAGCTACTAATAAAGCTCAGTATTTATCCCATATGACATGTTTCCTCATTTTATagatttgtttgtttgttttttcttctagtttttcattattttttgaaattttcaaagtAATTAGTTCGAGAAAGCCCATGGCCCAAAAGTGCCCCGTGGGCCTAGGTCGACATTTCCAGTTAATGAGCCATGTCCGTACCCGAAGGCAAGTCCCGTGTGCCGGCACGACCCGTCCCGCTTATAAATGGGCCTCCATGTGCCGGTTCGTGCAAGGCCCATTTATGGGTGGGGTACCCTGTCGGCCACCTACGCCCACGAGGAGACCTCATGTATGACGTTTGTGGGTGTCAAACAGGCAAGGCTACGCCTGAAAGCATGACAAACGGGCCAGCCCACTCTAGCACAAATGTTTCTTTTCTCTTTGGTTTTTTACTTACCTTTTTTGCAAGAAAGATGGTTGTTGATTTAATGGAGCTAAATATTAGAAAACCTATTAAAAATGAAAACAATTCAGAAAATCCAGTATGTGTTTACATAAAAAAGTTCAATGTATATATAAAAAGTTCACCATATATTTAAAAATGCTTCGTGTGTATTAAAAAATGTCATCATATAATTTAAAAGTTCATCATATACTGAAAATGCTCAATGTATACAACAAAAAATCTTCATTGTATATATAAAAAGGTTTAGTGTGTATTTAAATAATGTTTGCTGCGTACTAATAAAATTTCAGTGTGTATTTGAAAAAGAAacgataaaaaataagaaaaaacaaatccgaaaaagaaaaaggaaaaatccCAAGAAAAACGCACACAAGAAAACCAGCTTCTGCTCACGAACGAAAACAAAAGGAAGCCAGAACGCAGAATCAAACACATTTCGCCTCTAGCTTCAGCCGGCGTCATATTGGATCCACCGCCCACGAGTAGATGTGCTCGGACTCCAAGGAAGTTGCTGCTGTACCACAGTCAACACACGCCACCTGCGCCCCCGCTTCGCCGCGCAGCGCACACCAATCtgcccacgcgccgccccgccccgcctcgcctctcctctcctctcctctctcttctTCCTACGCGCGCCGAGAGAAGATGGGGAAGCGATGGATCCCGCTCGAGGCCAACCCCGACGTCATGAACCAGGTGAGCACGACCTCCTCCCCCCTCGCCCCACCCCGGTGCTAGGGTTTTGCTTCCTTTTCGTTTCGGGCGCGCTCTCGCTCACAGACGGCGCTTCCGCCGCGGGGCGGCGCTGATGCTCGCAGTTCATCTGGGGACTGGGAGTCACCGAGGGGGAGGCGCAGTTCTGCGACGTCTACGGCCTCGACGACGAGCTGCTCGCCATGGTGCCCCAGCCCGTCCTCGCCGTCATCTTCCTCTACCCGCTCACCTCCCTGGTAAAATTCCTCGTGATCTCCCTCGAGAGGTCTTCTTCGCGTTCGATTATGCGATGTGAAATTGTGATGGGTTTGTTGCTTTCCGGGGCGAGCAGGATGAGAAGGTGGAGGAATACGATGCTTCTGCCACCTCTACGGCAGGGGGCAAGGTACGGCTGTGTTGTTCTGTTTACCTTTTGTTCCTCCATAGCGCACCTACTGTGTTCGACTGAATGCTTCAGCAACGTTGTGCTCGTTTAACCCTAGATCGGTGCCTATGTAGAGTCGTAGAGAAGGTCTAATTTAACTGTCTTCCTAGCATACCTTCCAACTTTGAGGTAGGTTCTTTTGTTAACCAGGTGTTTTTCACAGAAAGCGGGGACATTATATTTTTGCTTTTTTGGGTTAAATATCTCTGTGGGGTTATTATACCTCTGCTGTCTGAAATAGAGTCTTGGTTCCGCGGTGCGAATGTTTCTTGTACAATGTCGTGTTACAACATCATGACAATGCCTTCTTCTTTTATGTTGTACTGTTGCAGAGGTCCAGAAAAATGTTGATCTTGGTAATTATTGTTTCTATTTTACCAAACAGTTGttgtttatgattttttttccttGTTGAGTTGTGATCTTTCCCTCTACCCACAGTCTGGCACATTATTCTGTCGTTGATATTACAGCTATAAGTGTATGACAATGAAATCTGTAATCTGAAATCTGGATCATGTGTGCTCAACCAAAGCATAAGTGGCCTGCTTTAGAGATTATTTTGGATGGAACTGAGTGCTTAGTTTTTGTTATGGGTTGAATTATAAATTCTTTGAGTGCAACCATACGGACTATTGTTCTGAGTTGTATAATGTATATGTTGACTTTACAATTTAATCAAGCCATTATCCTAGTTATTCTGCAATCACATAAATTATAGGCATTTTAGGTTGAAAACACTTTGTTTGCCATACTCGAGTTAGATGTGCTACAACAGATTAGGATAAGGATATTATTCTTTTGAGCCTGTGTGCATTGTGCCTTACTAATATTTGGTAACTTGCCAACTTACCACATATACGAAGTGTGGCATGACATTTATCCAAGCTACAATGATTGCTATGTTGGTCACCTGTGTGTACTGTTGCTTAGTTTTGCACCATAGCCTTCAGAGAGAGAATGCATAATCAAACACAACAGATCTTGGCCATGTTTGGCATTGTTGTGGATTACCATAATCTTTTTGTCTCGCTTTGTGGTTTTACTTATTTTAGTGTCTGTTTGACCCTCTTTTGTCTGCTTTTGTGGCTAATTTTCTACAACGGATTGTTAAATAAGCACAACACTTAACAGTTCAGCAACCACAAATCAAGCCTTTATTCTGCCAATCATATTTCACGTCACCGGAGGCTTTTTGATACCCTGTCTATATTGCATTTTTCAGCGTGTTATTCAGTAAAATGTTTCACCCTTGATTCCTCTTTATAGGGTCTTGCCTGTATTATTTTCTTGATCTATCCTGCATGTTGAGAGTGCCAGTAAACAGTAGATAGATCCAAATTCTCTTTTATTTCACTTGTGCATGATGTCAAACTGAACATTAGTTTGCAGGTCACTGGAACTTGAGCACATGTTCAAATATTTAGATCTGTTTTGGTGGGAAAAATATTATCAAGTGGTGGGGTGTATGCAGATAAGGTTTACCTTTCTAATCCAATAACTTTAACTTGGTATGTAGGATTCAAGCAAGAAGGTGTACTTTACAAAACAGACTGTTGGCAACGCTTGTGGAACAGTTGGTGTTATTCATGCAATAGGGAATGCTGCATCCGACATCAAGCTGGGTAATTGTTGCGACTTTTCATTACACTTAGATAATTCGCTGCATTCTATGGGCTACTATTGCACAGAAGGAAAGCTGCCAGTTAGCAACAATCCAATAGACAGAAAAACTTTAATCAAGTGATGCTTTCTCAGTGATTCAATATTTTTTCAAGTAGTCCCAAACAATATGGCAAGCATCCAACACTCTGCTTGGTTTGGTCATAATATAAATTAGTTGCACCTGGTTTTTGAACTTCAAAGCATCCCCCGTTCTGCTGCTTTTACTAAAATGGGCAAAAAGTTACATAGGATGTAGTGAAAGTGGCTTGACTGTGTTGAGAACTGAGAGTAGATGATCAGCAAATGTAAAAGAAGAAATAGTACttcctccgatccatattacttgtcgctcaaacggatgtatctagcactgaaatacgtctagatacatcaaTTTCAGCGGCAAAGTAATATCGATCGGAGGGAGTAATGAGTTTTATGACTATTTCACATGATTTTCAGCATATACCCAACTCAATAGTTCATATCCCGATCTAACTTTCTAGCACATTAAACGCATCTGCTAATATATATGCATTTGGTTGCTTTAGAGTTGCTCCAATAGTTTATTCTATTTAGTGTTTACCCCTGACCTTTTTTTAGATGTCATGCACCTATTTAACAAGCTTAAACACGAACGTATCACATGGCTACTTTAGGTTTGGATTCTGGCTACTTTGACCTGTAGCAAGGTTTATTGATTCCTTTCTTCTTTGCAGTTGAGGGATCTTATTTTGATAGGTTTTATAAACAAACAGCTGATATGGATCCAGTTCAGGTTAGTATCTGGAAATAGATAAATTCATTGATATCTCCATAATGAACTTATGTATTATCCTCATGCACAACATGTTTGCTATCTTTAGCGTGCTGTCTTTCTCGAGGAGGATGATGAGATGGAGGGTGCTCATTCTGTTGCTGCTACTGCTGGTGACACTGACGTAACCACTCTCATCCCATTCTTATTGATTGTCCACTAAATATACTCGGCTTTGCAAGGAATAACCAATTACATTATGATAGTACCACACTTCAGTTGTGGAAAAATAAGTTTAAATGGGCCTTTAGGGCGATTTGCCTTGTCCAAAATAGTGATGGTAGGAAATACGACCATATCAAAGCTGTCCTCAAATTTGAGGTTGGAATGTGCGCCTTTTACCAATTGTCTTCCTTGTGCAGGTAAACGTTGAGGTGAATGAACATTTTGTCTGTTTCTCCTGTGTTGATGGTAGGTAGCACACTAGCCTACTTTAATACTAAAATATTATTGGCAGTAGTTATCTGTTGGCTAACAAATATGTAATTTGTTTTGGCATGCAACAGGTGAACTTTACGAGCTTGATGGGCGAAAATCAAAACCGATATCTCATGGCCCTTCATCACCTGAGACCTTGCTGCAGGTCAAATATTCGTCCCCATCTTCTATTTTATACTTATATGACATAAAAGAGTGCTTATATTATTGGACACTGACAAATCTGATTTCAGATTTTTAGCATTTCCGATATTATGTTGCTTTTTCTATTGTCCTGTTGGCTGTTTGTTTTATCAAAAAGCTTGTCACTGTTTTTTCATTGTAAATGGAAGTTGTAAATTATGTCTTCACATTGGTACATCCTAAATTAGTAAAATATGCTCGGTATTGAGCTTGCTGTTCAGCAAACATTTCCTCATCTTTTCTGATGCCTTCATTGTAGTGGTTTAAATTCTGGATTTGGTTGATTCCCTCTATATTTTTCCTTGATAACCgtggatttttttttaaatctgTTCCCAGGATGCTGCAAAAGTCATCAAGGCCAGAATTGCGACGAACCCTAACTCGTTGAACTTCAACGTCATGGTTCTTTCAAAACAGTGAATCGGTGATGTAAGGTGGAATGGATAGGCTTGGTCTTTTCCATTCTCATGGGCTGGTGCCTGATAGTCAGCATAGCCCGTCGGAAAAACAGAGACTTGTTGCCTAAAGTAAACTGTGCTCTTTGTGCAAAAGTTATGTCTTTGTCTTCTGGCTTTTGTATCAGAAATAAAAAAGGAGTATTAGTTGCTGGATTGAAAAATGTGTACTATACTTTTGGTGCCTTTTATCGTTCTTATTCCTATCAAACCGACGGCAGCTTTAGACGCAAGATGAGGGAATGCATTTCTATTCAAATACACAATTTATAGTTATGCCATAAAATCCAGCTGAAACAGCCATGAAAAAGAAGTCACAACTCAGTTATCTCTGTTTTGCTCTCGCATTTCTTTCATATTTCGAAACCCTACAAGAACTAAAATCTTATACAGTGTGTAGAAAGGAAATATCTCCAAAACcaacgtactccctccgttctataTAAATACGTCTAGATATAGATATTATGTACTGTATGTGACTACTGCACATAGCTGCCGTGTCTGCACACCGCGTCGAGAGCGGTGGCAAGCGCCGCCGAGAAGGTGGCCATGGCCTGGAACACCGCCGGCAGCGTCCTCTGCACGCCGGCGACCGCCGAGGACCTGGTGGCGTCGATGGCCATAGCGTGCCTCTTCATCTCGCCCTCGAGCTTCCTCCGGCACGCGTCGATCTCCTCCTTGCGCTGCACCACCTCGTTGTGCGCGTGGTGCACCTGCCGCATGTCGTGCTCCATCCAGTGCCTCCCCCGGTTCCACAGCGCGAGCCCCGCCGGCGCGTACGAGTCGTAGTGGCTCTTCTCCACCTGCCGCAGCATCCGGGACTTGCGGTCCAGCTCGCGGGTGCACTGCGCGACCCGGCGCGCCGCCCGGAGCTCGTCGCCCTGGTGCGCGTAGAGCGCGTGGGTGGCGCCGGCGAAGTTCTTGATGGACTTGAGCACCTCGGCGCAGTGCACGCCGTCCAGCGCCTGCCTCCACCGGTCGAcgaaggcggcgagctccgcggcgacgGGGGAGGCCGGGGCGCCGTCCGCGGACGGCGCCAGCGTCAGCTTGAGCCAGCCGTGCAGGGCGGCGACGTAGTCGCGCTGGTGCTTGGCCAGGTGGCTCAGGGCGGCGCACCAGGCCGACATGGCGGCCTCCAGCGCCCGCGTCGCCCCGTGCTGGATCTCCGTCGTAGCGTCCATGGACGTCCGGCCGCTGAGCCCGCGCAGCTGCTGCGCGATCAGGCCCTGCGCCTCGTGGTGCTGGCGCATGGCCTTCCACATGTCGCGCGTGGCGTGGCAGAGCCCCAGCACCTGGCGCGCGAGGTGGGTGTCCCGGAGCTCGGAGATGGCCGCGGAGCCGGCGTGCGCGGCCTCGGACGCCGTGGCGAGCTGCGCGCGCGCCCTGTCCCACGCGCCCTTGAGCTTCTGGATGTCCACGTTGACCTTCCTGCTGTACTCCTGGTCCCGGAGCGCCGCCAGCTTCTTGTCGTGATGGATCTGCAGCCGCTCCCTCGCCTTCACCTCCTTGTACAGCTTCTTCTCCCAGACCATGAGCTGCTGCAGTGTAGAGCTATGCCGCTTGCCGATCCGGTCGTGCATGCTGTCGATCCGGTCGTGCGAAActgacggcgacgacgacgacgacatgCAGCAAAGCACGCCAAAGAAGCTGCTCCGTCCACCTGCAGAATGTTTCACATGATACTCTGTTAAATGTCAGCTTCGAATGTTTCACACGTGCGACGCTGGCCCGAAATTTGTCACACTGTACTATCGGCCGCTAGCAAGTGGAGGTTTGCGAGGCAGCAGGGTGGCTCACCACTGTACTCGGCGTTGCTGGCCTCGAGGAGTTTCGACACCGGGTCGCCGGCGGCGCTAGCCCTGAGGAAGTACTCCTCCAGCCCCGCGGCAACCTCCGCGAGGCTCCGGTGCCTCACCGCCACCCGCAGGTCCTCCCCGCCAACGACGCCGCCCTCCGTCCGGGCGGCGGCTGCGGGAGGCGCCTCGGCAGCGGCAGCGCCGTCCTGCTGCGCCGGCTGGATGGAGcggaggagcggcggcggcgtggaGGGGGCGGGGGCCGGGCGGTGCACGAGCACGGCGGGCGGCGTGTGGTCGGACACGGGGAGCGGCTCGCCGAGCGCGAAGTGGGTGAGCGCGGACGCCACGAGGCCGAGCGAGGCGAGGTAGCCGGCGTGCGAGGCGGCGAGCTGGCGCCGCGCCCGCACGGCCTCCCTCATGAGCCGGCGCCGCTCCCTGCACCGCCTCGTGTGCTCCCGCGCCGCCGCGCGGGCCGCGTCCCCCTGCTGCCGCGACCACGCCATCCCCATTGCCCGCGTTCGCTTCGCGAGTACGTAGTAGTTGCCGTGGAGGAGTGGATGGCGGAGGAGGCTCTCGATCGACGGGAGTGAGAATGAGAGTGAGACCGATTATGAGCGGCGAGCACACACTGGAGAGGATGGCTGCTCGGGAAGTTGAGCTAAGCTAAGTAGGGGTCGCGATATATAGGTGT
The sequence above is a segment of the Aegilops tauschii subsp. strangulata cultivar AL8/78 chromosome 6, Aet v6.0, whole genome shotgun sequence genome. Coding sequences within it:
- the LOC109732463 gene encoding ubiquitin carboxyl-terminal hydrolase 3 — translated: MCSDSKEVAAVPQSTHATCAPASPRSAHQSAHAPPRPASPLLSSPLSSSYARREKMGKRWIPLEANPDVMNQFIWGLGVTEGEAQFCDVYGLDDELLAMVPQPVLAVIFLYPLTSLDEKVEEYDASATSTAGGKDSSKKVYFTKQTVGNACGTVGVIHAIGNAASDIKLVEGSYFDRFYKQTADMDPVQRAVFLEEDDEMEGAHSVAATAGDTDVNVEVNEHFVCFSCVDGELYELDGRKSKPISHGPSSPETLLQDAAKVIKARIATNPNSLNFNVMVLSKQ
- the LOC109732452 gene encoding protein ROLLING AND ERECT LEAF 2, yielding MGMAWSRQQGDAARAAAREHTRRCRERRRLMREAVRARRQLAASHAGYLASLGLVASALTHFALGEPLPVSDHTPPAVLVHRPAPAPSTPPPLLRSIQPAQQDGAAAAEAPPAAAARTEGGVVGGEDLRVAVRHRSLAEVAAGLEEYFLRASAAGDPVSKLLEASNAEYSGGRSSFFGVLCCMSSSSSPSVSHDRIDSMHDRIGKRHSSTLQQLMVWEKKLYKEVKARERLQIHHDKKLAALRDQEYSRKVNVDIQKLKGAWDRARAQLATASEAAHAGSAAISELRDTHLARQVLGLCHATRDMWKAMRQHHEAQGLIAQQLRGLSGRTSMDATTEIQHGATRALEAAMSAWCAALSHLAKHQRDYVAALHGWLKLTLAPSADGAPASPVAAELAAFVDRWRQALDGVHCAEVLKSIKNFAGATHALYAHQGDELRAARRVAQCTRELDRKSRMLRQVEKSHYDSYAPAGLALWNRGRHWMEHDMRQVHHAHNEVVQRKEEIDACRRKLEGEMKRHAMAIDATRSSAVAGVQRTLPAVFQAMATFSAALATALDAVCRHGSYVQ